One window of Chloroflexota bacterium genomic DNA carries:
- a CDS encoding M24 family metallopeptidase, which yields MTQETMYDYRRFSIAERDRRWKAVRALMARDGIDVIIAPPNNGNSTDWQADARYLSHCGGGADASIGCVFPIDDEPTVVATSAIRWGPRVQNWVSDVRDVNRHYGRAMAERLRELKADGKRIGICGLAGGTRTPEGTILHGTYEAIAKAVPNSEIVNATDLLQEVRCVKSQEEIDVLQDSVDLVERAVEAEVEWAAKPGVRDYEVWAAAMNAMFSRGSELSVHFNWIAHDPPTRTLTRPQRKILQDGEIIINELESSIIGYRAQQVRPVAVRRCDPLYMDLIEYHGEMYARLLDFLRPGVTLAEAMKKTQQIGDALRPASGPLANATARFVCHGRGLGDDVPLATNDEAIERYGDWRFPENGVFIIKPSVSVGASSIAWGDTCRVSANGTVRMGHAPHEMIVAR from the coding sequence ATGACGCAGGAAACGATGTACGATTACCGACGCTTCTCCATCGCCGAGCGCGATCGGCGATGGAAGGCTGTTCGCGCGCTGATGGCCCGCGATGGCATCGACGTCATTATCGCTCCGCCGAACAACGGCAACTCCACCGACTGGCAGGCGGACGCTCGCTATCTCTCGCACTGCGGTGGAGGAGCGGATGCGTCCATTGGCTGCGTCTTCCCGATCGACGACGAGCCAACCGTCGTCGCAACGTCCGCCATTCGCTGGGGACCCCGGGTCCAAAACTGGGTCTCAGACGTACGCGACGTCAATCGCCACTACGGACGCGCCATGGCGGAGCGACTGCGCGAGCTGAAGGCGGACGGCAAACGGATCGGGATCTGCGGCCTCGCCGGCGGCACGCGCACCCCCGAGGGAACCATTCTCCACGGCACCTACGAGGCGATCGCGAAGGCCGTTCCCAACTCGGAAATCGTCAACGCTACCGATCTTCTCCAGGAGGTCCGCTGCGTCAAGAGCCAGGAGGAGATCGACGTTCTTCAGGACTCGGTCGATCTCGTCGAGCGCGCGGTGGAAGCCGAAGTCGAGTGGGCGGCCAAGCCCGGCGTCCGCGACTACGAGGTCTGGGCCGCTGCGATGAATGCCATGTTCAGCCGGGGCAGCGAACTCTCGGTCCACTTCAATTGGATCGCCCACGATCCCCCCACGCGAACGCTCACGCGACCTCAGCGCAAGATCTTGCAGGACGGCGAGATCATCATCAACGAGCTCGAGTCTTCGATCATCGGCTACCGGGCGCAGCAAGTGAGGCCAGTGGCGGTCCGGCGCTGCGATCCTCTGTACATGGACCTGATCGAGTATCACGGCGAGATGTACGCTCGGCTCCTCGACTTCTTGCGGCCCGGCGTGACCCTGGCCGAAGCCATGAAGAAGACGCAGCAGATCGGCGATGCCCTGCGCCCAGCGAGCGGACCGCTCGCGAATGCGACGGCCCGCTTTGTCTGCCACGGTCGTGGGCTGGGGGATGACGTGCCCCTCGCCACCAACGACGAGGCGATCGAGCGATACGGAGACTGGCGGTTTCCGGAAAACGGCGTGTTCATCATCAAGCCGAGCGTCTCCGTTGGCGCGAGCAGCATCGCCTGGGGAGACACGTGCCGCGTGTCCGCCAACGGCACGGTGCGAATGGGCCATGCCCCGCACGAGATGATCGTCGCGCGTTAA
- a CDS encoding efflux RND transporter permease subunit — MTRFAIRHPLPMLMAVLAVVLMGAVAHGYLNVDRLPPLSFPVITVNVGYPQAAAQDVEQLVTQPIEDALAGVEGIDTIESTSSEGRARIRVTLSEGADPDLAALDVERRISRIRAKLPAEITDPSIFKADPNEIPVMNIALTGAPPDDLYDVAQNQLLPTLESVVGVASVNLSGGLQREMQVRVDYSKLAAYNLSVQQITDALTGANVTSTVGSVENGYQRLNVRAVGAFQSPEDLRNLVIVQPTGGPVLLRDVANVQEGYKQITQIQRINGQDAVGLSVVKASTANALEVADGIRKALNRLQSTLPAGTQVYVTNDLSKYTRTALDAVQSDLVLAVVLVALVVLAFLHAWRNMIIIILAIPTSMISTFLVMFILGFSLNLMTLMALALIVGILVDDSTVVIENIHRHLQMGEEPKEAALRGRNEIGMAAMAITAADIVVYTPIAFMSGLVGQLFRQYGLTVVAATIFSFLVSFTLTPMLASRWLKQEEDHGSGLLAGYGRWWDRWFDRLGRLVERVVPAAVHARWIVVAGGVSLLVMVALLIQTRVVGTEYAPGEDSDAFQVSMTAQPGTSLDVISRASQQVEDAMLQMPEVQYVFSTIAAPGAGFGSTTAASSRISVQLIPKKERERSVFDIVQQVRQFGRQIPDVRVIPSVPSSFPGGGGSGGLNFDVNGPDVDVLNQLVDQLEAAVSRVPGLADVQDSSDQSSPEVQIVFDSARMAQLGVTTQQATTALRTTLGGLVVTELRRPGKLQEDITVIAGDADRTDLNKLAAIPIKGTSANAALTASASSTSSSSGVSSSTALVTLGQVATIRPGTGPVQIQRLNRNRNIEVSGTAVGRPLGDVAGDMQAVLKAEPVPAGYTVSPGRSVNRFTEALMALLQALVLALIMEYMLLVALYESWFYPFVLILSVPLGLVGSVLALWVTGNTINIFSLMGLVMAFGLVAKNGILLVDFTNQLRKQGMERTAALAQAARTRLRPILMTSCTMLFGMLPLAFKSESGAESRAPMAVVVIGAILTSTLLAVIVLPAVYTLFDDLQSLLARRPAMVPTTAPTPAPVPEPVLAASDVGAQASYRNGARRGAGYYLRRAAALRERRRTANGEAPAHPSPTHEPA, encoded by the coding sequence GTGACCCGATTCGCGATACGCCACCCGCTGCCCATGCTCATGGCGGTGCTGGCAGTGGTGCTTATGGGCGCCGTGGCGCACGGATACCTCAACGTCGATCGACTGCCGCCGCTGAGCTTTCCCGTCATCACGGTCAACGTTGGCTACCCCCAGGCCGCCGCGCAGGACGTCGAGCAGCTCGTCACGCAGCCGATCGAGGACGCGCTGGCGGGTGTTGAAGGCATCGACACGATCGAGTCGACGTCTTCTGAAGGGCGCGCGCGTATCCGCGTGACGCTCTCCGAGGGCGCGGACCCGGACCTGGCGGCGTTGGACGTCGAGCGGCGGATCTCGCGAATTCGCGCGAAGCTACCGGCGGAAATCACGGACCCGTCCATCTTCAAGGCCGATCCGAACGAAATCCCGGTCATGAACATCGCGCTGACCGGCGCGCCGCCCGATGACCTCTATGACGTTGCCCAGAACCAGCTTCTCCCCACCCTTGAGTCCGTGGTCGGCGTGGCAAGCGTCAACCTGAGTGGCGGGCTCCAGCGAGAGATGCAGGTCCGCGTCGACTACTCCAAGCTTGCCGCCTACAACCTTTCGGTCCAGCAGATCACCGACGCGCTGACCGGCGCGAACGTCACATCGACGGTGGGGTCTGTCGAGAACGGATATCAGCGCCTCAATGTGCGCGCGGTCGGCGCGTTCCAGAGCCCCGAAGACCTGCGCAATCTCGTCATCGTTCAGCCCACGGGTGGACCCGTCCTGCTGCGTGACGTGGCCAACGTGCAGGAGGGCTACAAGCAGATCACGCAGATCCAGCGCATCAACGGGCAAGACGCCGTGGGGCTTTCCGTCGTCAAAGCGTCGACGGCCAATGCCCTCGAAGTCGCGGACGGGATCCGCAAGGCCCTGAACCGCCTCCAGTCCACGCTCCCCGCCGGGACGCAGGTCTATGTTACGAACGACCTGTCGAAGTACACGCGCACGGCGCTCGACGCCGTCCAATCCGATCTCGTCCTCGCGGTCGTCCTGGTCGCGCTGGTCGTGCTGGCGTTCCTGCACGCCTGGCGCAATATGATCATCATCATCCTTGCCATCCCGACTAGCATGATCAGCACGTTCCTGGTCATGTTTATCCTCGGCTTCAGTCTCAACCTGATGACGCTCATGGCCCTGGCCCTGATCGTAGGCATCCTGGTCGACGACTCGACAGTGGTCATCGAGAACATCCATCGCCATCTGCAGATGGGTGAGGAGCCGAAAGAGGCTGCGCTCCGTGGGCGAAACGAGATCGGCATGGCCGCCATGGCCATCACGGCGGCCGACATCGTGGTCTACACGCCCATCGCGTTCATGAGCGGCCTCGTGGGCCAGCTCTTCCGGCAATACGGGCTCACCGTCGTCGCGGCCACGATCTTCTCGTTCCTCGTCTCCTTCACCCTCACTCCGATGCTGGCATCTCGATGGTTAAAGCAGGAGGAGGACCACGGGTCCGGCCTCCTCGCTGGGTACGGTCGCTGGTGGGACCGGTGGTTTGATCGGCTCGGGCGTCTGGTCGAGCGGGTTGTGCCGGCCGCGGTGCATGCCCGCTGGATTGTCGTCGCGGGCGGCGTGTCGCTGCTCGTGATGGTCGCCTTGCTCATTCAGACTCGCGTCGTGGGCACTGAGTATGCGCCCGGGGAAGACAGCGACGCGTTCCAAGTCAGTATGACCGCGCAGCCAGGAACCTCCCTCGACGTCATCAGTCGCGCATCCCAGCAGGTCGAGGATGCGATGCTGCAGATGCCGGAGGTTCAGTACGTCTTTAGCACTATCGCCGCGCCCGGGGCCGGGTTCGGCTCCACCACCGCCGCATCGTCCAGAATCAGCGTCCAGCTGATTCCCAAGAAAGAGCGCGAACGGTCGGTCTTCGACATCGTGCAGCAGGTTCGACAATTCGGTCGTCAGATTCCCGACGTGCGCGTGATCCCCTCGGTTCCCAGCTCCTTCCCCGGAGGGGGCGGGAGCGGCGGACTGAACTTCGACGTGAACGGCCCGGACGTGGACGTATTGAACCAGCTTGTCGACCAGCTCGAAGCGGCGGTCTCCCGAGTGCCAGGGCTCGCCGACGTGCAAGACTCCAGCGACCAGTCGTCGCCGGAGGTCCAGATCGTGTTCGATTCGGCGCGGATGGCCCAGCTCGGCGTGACGACCCAGCAAGCGACGACGGCGCTTCGGACGACCCTCGGCGGCCTCGTCGTGACCGAGCTTCGCCGGCCAGGCAAGCTCCAGGAAGACATAACGGTGATCGCCGGCGACGCCGATCGCACGGACTTGAACAAGCTGGCCGCGATCCCCATCAAGGGCACCTCGGCGAACGCGGCCCTCACGGCGTCGGCGAGCTCGACGTCCTCAAGCTCCGGTGTCAGCTCATCGACTGCGCTCGTCACTCTCGGCCAGGTGGCCACGATCCGGCCGGGGACGGGGCCGGTGCAAATCCAGCGGTTGAACCGAAACCGGAACATCGAAGTGAGCGGTACGGCCGTGGGGCGCCCATTGGGTGACGTCGCGGGTGACATGCAGGCCGTCCTGAAGGCCGAGCCCGTTCCGGCGGGATACACGGTCTCTCCGGGCCGCTCGGTCAACCGGTTCACCGAGGCGCTGATGGCGCTGCTCCAGGCGCTCGTCCTCGCGCTCATCATGGAGTACATGCTCCTGGTCGCGCTGTACGAGTCCTGGTTCTATCCGTTCGTGCTGATCCTGTCGGTTCCGCTCGGGCTCGTGGGATCGGTCCTCGCCCTTTGGGTCACGGGCAACACCATCAACATCTTCTCGCTGATGGGGCTGGTGATGGCGTTCGGGCTCGTCGCCAAGAATGGCATCCTGCTCGTGGACTTCACGAATCAGCTACGGAAACAAGGGATGGAACGCACCGCAGCCCTGGCCCAGGCTGCTCGGACGAGGCTGCGGCCGATCCTGATGACTTCGTGCACGATGCTCTTCGGCATGTTGCCGCTCGCCTTTAAGTCCGAATCCGGGGCGGAGTCGCGCGCGCCAATGGCCGTCGTGGTGATCGGGGCTATCCTCACGTCTACGCTGTTGGCGGTCATCGTTCTTCCGGCCGTCTATACGTTATTCGACGATCTCCAGTCTCTCCTGGCGCGCAGGCCGGCGATGGTCCCCACGACGGCGCCCACGCCCGCGCCGGTGCCGGAGCCGGTGCTCGCGGCGAGCGACGTCGGAGCCCAGGCCTCCTATCGGAACGGGGCGCGAAGGGGCGCGGGCTACTACTTGCGGCGCGCGGCCGCGCTACGCGAGCGGAGACGAACGGCGAACGGCGAGGCGCCGGCCCACCCCTCGCCGACCCACGAGCCCGCCTGA
- a CDS encoding GAF domain-containing protein gives MDVGINPQAVEQTVQRLTALLRVSHILASETDVDRLLGAIIDCTSEVLEADRSTLFLIDERHDELRSRVAQGHNVTEIRVPLSAGIAGHVATTGETLIIPDAYLDPRFNPDVDRETGYRTRSILCVPLRDSNGRMIGALQALNKRAGPFTSDDAELLAALASQAAVALTNASLLEARRKEVEKSRTLLDVMTSLSSELELDQLLAKIMEKTTEVMRADRSSLFILDAKQNELWFKVAQGANLEEVRIPVGVGIAGHVAATGETINIADAYADPRFNQDVDRRTGYRTRTVLCMPMRNAQGSIVGVLQVLNKIEGLFSEDDEALLEAVGSQAAIALENAQLFERVVQMKNYNESVLSSMANGVVTLDLDGRISTMNPAAQRILSLDPETSVVRTLPEAVRGDVNGAITEPAMRAMRDCRIVRAEKIYYQTPEGNRATINLSAVPLLDHRSTQIGVVMVIEDISREQQLMGTLSRVVSRQVAEQLFASGQMPSVGGQRKDVTVLMSDIRDFTPMTEKSEPEAVVSMLNDYFGRMIEIVFRHEGTLDKFIGDAIMAVFGTPIAHADDPLRAIQAAIDMRRALRAFNEERRAAGQQPIEIGIGICNGEAVSGAIGSEERLEFTVIGDTVNTAARLEGLTKGFPDHKIVFNEAVYDLVRDVVPCDFLADEYVKGKAQPVHVYGISERYIRSG, from the coding sequence ATGGACGTCGGGATCAATCCCCAGGCGGTTGAGCAGACGGTCCAGCGGCTTACTGCGCTCCTTCGCGTCTCCCACATCCTCGCCTCTGAGACGGACGTCGATCGACTGCTTGGCGCCATCATCGACTGCACCAGTGAGGTCCTGGAGGCAGATCGCAGCACCCTCTTCCTCATCGATGAGCGCCACGACGAGCTGCGGTCGCGCGTCGCCCAAGGCCACAATGTTACGGAGATCCGCGTGCCCCTATCCGCGGGCATCGCCGGGCACGTGGCGACCACGGGCGAGACGCTCATTATCCCGGACGCGTATCTCGACCCCCGCTTCAATCCCGACGTCGATCGTGAGACGGGCTATCGGACGCGCTCGATCCTCTGCGTCCCCCTTCGCGATTCGAACGGCCGCATGATTGGCGCTCTGCAGGCGCTGAACAAGCGTGCGGGCCCGTTCACCTCCGACGATGCGGAGCTGTTGGCAGCGCTCGCGAGCCAGGCAGCCGTGGCCCTCACCAACGCGTCGCTCCTCGAAGCTCGGCGAAAGGAAGTCGAGAAATCCCGCACCCTCCTCGACGTGATGACCTCGCTGTCCTCAGAGCTTGAGTTGGACCAGCTTCTGGCGAAGATCATGGAAAAGACGACGGAGGTGATGCGCGCGGACCGTTCGAGCCTGTTCATTCTCGATGCCAAGCAAAACGAGCTGTGGTTCAAGGTGGCCCAGGGCGCGAACCTCGAGGAGGTCCGCATCCCCGTTGGCGTGGGGATCGCGGGCCACGTCGCGGCGACCGGCGAGACGATTAACATCGCCGACGCCTACGCAGATCCGCGATTCAACCAGGACGTCGACCGGCGGACCGGGTACCGTACACGCACCGTGCTCTGCATGCCGATGCGGAATGCGCAAGGCTCCATCGTGGGCGTGCTCCAGGTTCTCAACAAGATCGAGGGGCTCTTCAGCGAAGACGACGAGGCGCTGCTGGAGGCCGTGGGTTCCCAGGCGGCCATTGCGTTGGAAAACGCGCAGCTTTTCGAGCGGGTCGTCCAGATGAAGAACTACAACGAGAGCGTTCTGTCCAGCATGGCGAACGGCGTCGTAACGCTGGATTTGGACGGCCGAATCAGCACCATGAATCCGGCTGCGCAACGGATCTTGAGCCTAGACCCCGAGACGTCAGTCGTCCGGACACTGCCCGAGGCCGTACGCGGCGACGTCAATGGCGCGATTACCGAGCCCGCGATGCGGGCAATGCGCGATTGTCGGATCGTGCGAGCCGAGAAGATCTACTATCAGACGCCCGAGGGCAACCGCGCGACCATCAACCTCTCGGCGGTGCCACTGCTCGATCACCGATCGACCCAGATCGGCGTGGTCATGGTCATCGAAGACATCTCTCGCGAGCAGCAGCTCATGGGGACGCTATCCCGCGTGGTGAGCCGCCAAGTTGCCGAGCAGCTCTTTGCCAGCGGCCAGATGCCGAGCGTGGGAGGCCAGCGCAAAGACGTGACGGTGCTCATGTCAGACATCCGCGACTTCACCCCGATGACCGAGAAATCCGAGCCGGAGGCGGTCGTTTCGATGCTGAATGACTACTTCGGCCGAATGATCGAGATCGTGTTCCGCCACGAAGGCACGCTGGACAAGTTCATCGGCGACGCCATCATGGCCGTCTTCGGTACGCCGATCGCCCACGCCGACGATCCGCTGCGCGCGATCCAAGCGGCCATCGACATGCGGCGGGCGCTCCGGGCTTTCAACGAGGAGCGACGGGCAGCGGGCCAGCAGCCGATCGAGATCGGCATCGGCATTTGCAACGGCGAGGCCGTGTCCGGCGCCATCGGGTCGGAGGAGCGGCTCGAGTTTACGGTGATCGGCGACACCGTCAACACGGCGGCCCGCCTGGAAGGGCTGACCAAGGGTTTCCCCGACCACAAAATCGTCTTCAACGAAGCGGTCTACGACCTGGTAAGAGACGTCGTGCCGTGTGACTTCTTGGCCGACGAGTACGTGAAGGGCAAGGCGCAGCCGGTCCACGTCTACGGGATCTCAGAGCGCTACATTCGGTCCGGCTGA
- a CDS encoding O-antigen ligase family protein: MIAIRAHPAASRAVLAVVVGAGAGATAWWGIFGIAAACATLMIAWAILRRPEVGVVLFALLCLTVPFAVLPFRIVVAPTFVDVVLGALLAACIARALRRREPLVVAEPHLALALFVGLACAALLLGTAAAPSSSEDVRLFGKLMSGAILAFTAVQALRNDRGVSRTIRALIVGGAVAGGVAIVLYLLPTGTSITLLSALSPLGYPTGPDVMRPIEGTATLRATGTLIDPNVLGGTLMLPAILLAAEILAPTPVLRRGALVGFCLPMLLALALTYSRSAWVGLAAGLAYLAVVADRRLLAAVPIGLAVVAVAPQTHDYAGRLLAALTIQDQATAMRIEEYRNAANLISRFPMMGVGFGASPRVDLSVGVSNLYLQMAEHMGLIGLAAFLLTVGLALTQSWRTPTTADNRLRRRGLEAALGAALIAGLFDHYFFDLRLPHMEALFWLIVALIIVEFRNVTVPQQAHDSKISGGGSDHGRRDQSPGG, translated from the coding sequence TTGATCGCAATCCGGGCGCACCCGGCGGCATCGCGCGCCGTCCTTGCCGTGGTCGTGGGCGCAGGAGCAGGGGCAACAGCGTGGTGGGGGATCTTCGGGATCGCCGCGGCGTGCGCGACGCTGATGATCGCCTGGGCAATCCTGCGGCGGCCCGAGGTCGGGGTCGTTCTCTTCGCGCTGCTCTGCCTCACCGTACCGTTCGCGGTGCTCCCGTTTCGCATCGTCGTTGCGCCGACCTTTGTGGATGTCGTCCTCGGAGCGCTCCTCGCCGCGTGCATCGCGCGGGCGCTTCGCCGGCGCGAGCCGCTCGTCGTCGCGGAGCCCCACCTGGCCCTCGCCCTCTTCGTAGGCCTCGCGTGCGCGGCCTTGTTGCTGGGGACGGCGGCGGCCCCCAGCTCATCAGAGGATGTCCGCCTGTTTGGGAAGCTCATGAGCGGCGCGATTCTGGCCTTTACCGCCGTCCAGGCGCTACGGAACGATCGCGGCGTCTCCCGAACAATTCGCGCGCTCATCGTGGGCGGAGCCGTCGCGGGAGGCGTCGCGATCGTTCTGTATCTGCTGCCCACGGGAACGTCGATCACGCTGCTCTCGGCGCTGAGCCCTCTCGGTTACCCGACCGGACCGGACGTGATGCGCCCAATCGAGGGCACAGCGACTCTCCGTGCGACGGGAACGCTGATCGACCCCAACGTTCTGGGGGGAACGCTCATGCTTCCCGCTATCCTGCTGGCGGCGGAAATCCTCGCGCCCACGCCCGTGCTGAGGCGGGGCGCCTTGGTGGGATTCTGTCTGCCGATGCTTCTCGCGCTCGCCCTGACCTACTCGCGCAGCGCATGGGTCGGGCTGGCGGCGGGCCTCGCGTACCTCGCGGTCGTGGCGGACCGGCGCCTGCTTGCGGCCGTACCCATCGGCCTCGCCGTGGTAGCCGTCGCTCCCCAGACGCACGACTATGCCGGTCGGCTTCTTGCTGCGCTCACCATCCAGGACCAGGCGACGGCCATGCGGATCGAGGAGTATCGCAACGCGGCGAACCTCATCTCCCGTTTCCCAATGATGGGCGTGGGATTTGGCGCATCGCCACGCGTCGATCTCTCCGTGGGGGTCTCGAATCTGTACCTCCAGATGGCCGAGCATATGGGGCTCATCGGCCTCGCCGCCTTCCTCCTCACCGTTGGGCTCGCATTGACGCAATCCTGGCGCACGCCGACGACCGCCGACAATCGGCTCCGACGCCGCGGACTCGAAGCGGCCCTGGGCGCCGCGCTTATCGCGGGCCTCTTTGACCACTACTTCTTCGACCTGCGCCTTCCCCACATGGAAGCGCTCTTCTGGCTCATCGTCGCGCTCATCATCGTCGAGTTCCGGAATGTTACAGTTCCGCAACAGGCGCACGATTCGAAAATCTCCGGAGGCGGCTCGGACCATGGACGTCGGGATCAATCCCCAGGCGGTTGA
- a CDS encoding glycosyltransferase family 4 protein, with protein MTGEYPPAIGGVSDYTALLAHHLANLGSRVTVVTTARDGRASDPCRASVGGREIERIEIPGWSHRYRREIFDAVASAQADIVHLQYQTAAFDMAPSINVFPLLLGLNGLRLPVVTTFHDLRAPYLFPKAGPLRRLAVSVLLGASAGAIFTNPADLALARPLRTAAWIPMGPTLVPSSTSSRTRTRARWAIREDELCLAHFGFINATKGIESLVRAAERLQRANLGFRLLFIGDEVGSADPKNRATAARVRALAGELGVGSRITWSGFDAPPEISSALAAADLIVLPYADGASLGRSSLLSCLAHGSAVVTTEPTPSPPVASKHQIAPFRDPEPVRALESAVEIVPRNDDAALARAIYRLWNDAPRRARLAQAGRDFAARFTWPDVARATVAFYGRVLQRRTPG; from the coding sequence GTGACGGGAGAGTACCCACCTGCCATCGGCGGTGTTTCGGACTACACCGCGCTCCTTGCCCATCACCTGGCCAATCTGGGAAGTCGGGTCACCGTCGTCACGACGGCCCGGGACGGAAGAGCCTCCGATCCGTGCCGCGCGTCAGTCGGCGGCAGGGAGATCGAACGGATCGAGATCCCGGGCTGGAGCCATCGGTACCGTCGCGAAATCTTCGACGCCGTTGCCTCCGCGCAGGCCGACATCGTGCACCTCCAGTACCAGACGGCCGCGTTCGATATGGCGCCGTCAATCAACGTCTTCCCGCTGCTCCTCGGGCTGAACGGGCTCCGTCTTCCCGTTGTGACGACATTCCACGATCTGCGCGCCCCGTACCTGTTTCCCAAAGCCGGCCCGCTGCGCCGACTTGCGGTGTCCGTGCTCCTGGGCGCAAGCGCCGGCGCCATCTTCACCAATCCGGCCGATCTGGCCCTCGCGCGCCCCTTGCGAACCGCTGCCTGGATCCCGATGGGGCCCACGCTCGTTCCATCATCGACCTCCTCCCGCACCCGGACGCGTGCCCGGTGGGCGATCCGCGAGGACGAGCTGTGTCTGGCGCACTTCGGCTTCATCAACGCCACGAAGGGCATTGAATCGCTCGTACGGGCAGCCGAGCGGCTCCAACGCGCGAACCTCGGCTTTCGGCTCCTGTTTATCGGCGATGAAGTCGGTTCCGCGGACCCCAAGAACCGCGCCACCGCGGCCCGCGTGCGCGCCCTGGCCGGCGAGCTTGGGGTCGGCTCGCGCATCACGTGGTCGGGCTTCGACGCACCGCCCGAGATCTCGTCCGCCCTGGCAGCGGCAGATCTGATAGTCCTGCCGTATGCCGATGGAGCCAGCCTCGGGCGGAGCAGCCTGCTCTCGTGCCTCGCGCACGGCAGCGCGGTCGTCACGACGGAGCCAACCCCATCGCCTCCTGTTGCCTCGAAGCACCAAATTGCACCGTTCCGCGATCCCGAGCCCGTCCGCGCGCTCGAGAGCGCCGTCGAGATAGTCCCGAGAAACGATGACGCGGCACTCGCCCGCGCGATCTATCGACTCTGGAACGATGCCCCGCGGCGCGCGCGCCTCGCTCAGGCTGGGCGCGACTTTGCCGCCCGATTCACGTGGCCCGACGTGGCACGCGCGACGGTGGCCTTCTACGGACGCGTGCTGCAGCGTAGGACTCCGGGTTGA
- a CDS encoding ATP-binding protein, which translates to MYPPRAPTVERAAFEPRELHSVEDTGLSLQFLADLTLKIVYYASTATGYEIAQRLRLPFLGVVDRVLEALKRELYVEVRGGSALTPASYTYVMTAKGNARAIELVERCAYAGPAPVALAEYREAVRLQTVNDIVVNRRNVRDAFSHLVVSDRLMNQLGPAINSAQSAFLFGPPGNGKTTLAETAARLLGGAVYVPHAIEYDGQVIKVFDTIFHAALESEDKTVDARDRRWVRSRRPVVIVGGELTMEALDLVYSETSKYYEAPFQMKANCGMFLIDDFGRQQVSPRDLLNRWIVPLEKREDYLNLQTGQEITVPFDQLIIFSTNLDPASLVDEAFLRRIRYKIEVPNPTIQEYEEIFRRICESRGVPYDFSAVEFILDYYDRRGIEPRCCHPRDLLDQVIDIAEYMEQPRTLSRELLEAACDSYFVRL; encoded by the coding sequence GTGTATCCACCCCGGGCGCCAACCGTGGAGCGTGCAGCCTTTGAACCGCGGGAGCTTCACTCCGTCGAGGACACGGGGCTCTCCCTGCAGTTTCTCGCCGACCTCACCCTCAAGATCGTGTACTACGCCAGCACGGCCACCGGCTACGAAATCGCTCAGCGCCTTCGCCTGCCGTTCCTCGGGGTGGTGGATCGGGTCCTGGAGGCACTCAAGCGTGAGCTATACGTGGAAGTCCGCGGTGGCAGCGCGCTGACGCCGGCCAGCTACACCTACGTGATGACCGCGAAGGGCAACGCGCGTGCAATCGAGCTTGTGGAACGCTGCGCGTACGCGGGCCCTGCCCCAGTGGCGCTCGCGGAGTACCGAGAGGCCGTTCGACTTCAGACCGTCAACGACATCGTTGTGAATCGGCGCAATGTTCGCGATGCATTCAGTCACCTCGTCGTTAGCGACCGGCTGATGAACCAGTTGGGGCCAGCCATTAACTCGGCGCAGTCGGCATTCCTCTTCGGGCCGCCCGGCAACGGAAAGACGACGCTTGCCGAGACCGCGGCGCGCCTTCTGGGCGGCGCCGTCTACGTCCCGCACGCCATTGAATATGACGGCCAGGTCATCAAGGTCTTCGACACGATCTTCCACGCGGCTCTGGAGTCGGAGGATAAGACGGTCGACGCGCGAGACCGACGGTGGGTGAGGTCCCGGCGCCCGGTCGTGATCGTCGGCGGTGAGTTGACCATGGAAGCGCTCGACCTCGTGTACTCCGAGACGAGCAAGTACTACGAAGCGCCGTTCCAGATGAAGGCCAACTGTGGGATGTTTCTCATCGACGACTTCGGCCGCCAGCAGGTCTCACCGCGCGATCTCCTCAATCGCTGGATCGTTCCGCTGGAGAAGCGCGAGGACTATCTGAATCTCCAGACCGGCCAGGAGATCACGGTACCCTTCGATCAGCTCATCATCTTCTCCACCAACTTGGACCCTGCAAGCCTGGTCGACGAGGCGTTCCTGCGGAGGATCCGATACAAGATCGAAGTGCCCAACCCAACGATCCAGGAGTACGAGGAGATCTTCCGCAGGATTTGTGAGAGCCGGGGCGTCCCGTACGATTTCTCCGCGGTCGAGTTCATCCTGGACTATTACGATCGGCGCGGCATCGAGCCACGCTGCTGCCATCCCCGCGACCTTCTCGACCAGGTAATCGACATTGCCGAATACATGGAGCAGCCTCGCACCCTCTCACGCGAGCTGCTGGAGGCAGCCTGCGACAGCTACTTCGTTCGACTTTGA